The Arachis ipaensis cultivar K30076 chromosome B07, Araip1.1, whole genome shotgun sequence genomic interval aatttcaagttaTTTTAGCTAATGACATtgtatgaattttatgtttgtattttaatttatctatgaattttaattttttgtcttaatttatatatgaataggtaaaaattaaaatatttaatttttacagGGGCGGGTCGGGGTGGGGCGGGTACCCGCAGGGGCGGGTTCGGGTTCTGCTATTTACTACCCGCGGGTAGTGATGGGGCGGGTAGTATATGCATAACAGGACGGTGGGGCGGGGTCGGGTAGGgcaaaaacccgcccctacccgccccacTGCCACCCCTATACCTTATGTGTTatgttaaatttatttaaaaaaatttaaagaaaataccTATGAATATCTACGAGTATTCGCCATTCCTATGAAAACAATTAAACAGGGACCTATAACAGAGATGAGACCAGAAAGAACATTTTCATATATAAACAGGAATGGAAGGAGGGAGAAAGGTATCCGCTCTATAAATATCTATTGCCATTCCTAGACATGATAATAAAGAAGGTTCAAGCAAACTTTATCGCATGTTAGATCGTACTTACTTAAATCGGTTTTAACATAAGAGTTAGAAGACTTAAAAATTTTACTCATGAATTATGATGAAATACCTGCAAATTTAACTACTAATATTGTTTAAAGAGAAGTCTTTAGAACGATAGGATTCTAATgtaagtattttaatttaatcaCAAATTATGTCTTATTATCGATGAGTAATTATTCTTCTTGTTTTGGCTCctaaaagacaaagaaaaaagaataggCAAAAGAATAAGGGGAAAAAATAACTCCAAAAAAAGGTCCATCTCCAGCAAACACAACTGGAAAGGTGCTAGAAAAATCCACCGACCAACTCTACAACTTTCAAGGATCCATGTTTAGCTAGTTAATCTGGTGGCTTATTTGCCTCCTTTTGAATCAAGCAGAACCTAGCACACTAACTCTGCTGCAATTTCAGCTCAAATACACTTTTAATTAAATCCAAATTTGCATGAGATcagttatttttcaattattcacaaaaaaaaaaagaatttactaAAATCTGTTTTACATACAACCTGAGTAATTTGCTAATCCCTTGCCAAAATCAAACTACATCATATAACTCATAATtctatttataaaatattaaaatattaaatatttttatatttcacattaaaattattcatatataaaaattttagccaCAATTTGGTACAATATATAGCTGCCTACTTTTATAAAAGTCCTCGTTGGAGATACCAAATCTTATAGTCTACTTTATCTGTCATTTGTGGATCACGTTGATAAATGTATGAATActtgaaaaaatataattaatttcataCTCATCAACTACTCAAAGTTCATGATAATATACATATATTTCAATgagttattatatatataaggattaagaaaaaattcaaattcCTTTAAATAAATNNNNNNNNNNNNNNNNNNaattattctaattttaaaatttaaaaaaataatcaataatgtaatgtattttaattaaattagatcaattttaaaatttattatttatattgttcAAAAAGATTATTAATTCCTAGTATAACTTATTGATGGTGACTGCCGCACCCAAGAATGCCAAGATTAACATTACTTAAGGCCTATGCATGCTTCTTTCATATTGGAGGGACGTGGAATTAATAATGAGTAGCGTTAGCAGGccaataatttttatgatttatagttattaaatagttattaataatatttttaattgtgTAAAATTTTATTCAATGATACAGgattattcactttttttttactaattacatactaactaaaatttaataaaattgttgaCCCTAAATTTTTTCATTAATAGCTATATACTAAAATCTTAACGCATGTCGCGTGTTGAATTAAACTATAGGTGTTTGTTAAGAAGTCCTTTCAGAGTTGTTATATTACAAATAAAACATGCTAATAGAAAAcataaattagattttaattttttaagttttatatatatatatatattagaaaaaataaaaatctttttcttttctttgaccAAACTAGAACAAACTTCTAAATCTTTGAATCACTAATTTTTACTGACTTAATAATTGATCCGATTTTCAAAAGTTTGGTTTATTTAAGAGTTTGAACCTGTGCCCCCAACTACCCACATATCAGGACTTCTCTGATCTTCAGCTATGGCATGCAATAGCAGTGAAAATATTGGCAAACCAATCAGATGCAAAGGTTAAATTTATGTTTATGAAATATTTCTATGCAGACTACTTATGATCAATCTAAATATCTAATTTAACATGTCCTTGTTTGTTATTTTTGGAACAGCTGCAATATGCAGAAAAGCAGGTGAACCTCTTGTTATAGAGGAAATTGAGGTTGACCCACCAAAAGCTTGGGAGGTTCGGATCAAGATTCTACTCACTTCTCTGTGTCACACTGATGTAACCATCTGGAAAATAGACAACGTAAGCATATCTATTTTCATAAGATTTTCGTTAAATCACTAAAGGTGAAAAATCAGGTgcagtcgatttcacgtgaagttgatagttgagagccattagataaaaatttaatcaaatcaatcaaatcatctaacgactctcagttatccacttcacgtgaagttgactgcacctgagtttctaccGTCACTAAATAACTTCCAATGAGTATCCCATACATATCTGTAATTTTCCTTCCCAGGTCAGTGCAGCAAAATTTCCAAGAATTTTCGGTCATGAAGCCGTAGGGTAACGTCTGATAAATTGAAATTGCAAGTCGCTTTAAAATTTTGatacctttattttttttttgctgtcATTTTTTTGTCagtgtattaaattttaattatattataccGCTTTTTGTAACGGATACTTAAGAGTTGTGGAGAGCGTGGGGGAACACGTGAAAGAAATGAAAGAAGGAGACAGAGTAGTCCCTGTGTTCCTCGCGAACTGCGAGGAATGCAGGGACTGCAAGAGTTCTAAGAGCAACGAGTGCTCCAAATTCAGGAAGGAGCTTTTCAGTGTAATGCCGAGAGATGGAACGAGCAGATTCAGGGATATGAATGGAGAAACGGTGCACCATACCTTGTGTGTTTCGAGCTTCTCAGAGTACACAGTTGTGGATGTGGCTCATTTGGTCAACATTAGCCATTATCACCTTCCTCCTCACGAGGCTTGCTTGCTCAGTTGCGGTGTTTCAACAGGTTACAATTTAAAACTCAATTAGAGACATTAATTTTTCATTTGTTATATCCTATTAAGTATATAAAAAGTTGGGGTTAAAgtgttttcatatatatatatatatatgatttctGGTTTTTAATTTAGTATTTGCAAAATTTAtagattttaaataaataaaaatataaaaatttaatttataattaaaaaataaaataaatcattcaATTCGTAGTGGTAAATTTGTGTTACANNNNNNNNNNNNNNNNNNNNNNNNNTTAGATACTGAGATATAAATATTATAgaaagttaataataataataataaataaatagataaggTAATGGGAGGTCATAGAGGACTGAGGAGGGCTACAGTTGGAGAGGTTTGGAGTTGGAGGGGATGACGATGGATCATCATGATGGTCAGTGATTTCTCAGAGAGAAAAAGAGACATAACATAAAAGAAGAAATTTCAATACTCTTTTACTATATTAGTTTATTCCATCTCCATGTCAATGCAATAATATCTGTTTCGGTAACAAACtcagattttttgtttttttgttttttttttctgaaagcAAACTATTAGAATAAGAGGAATGTTAGGAGTtagtaacttttgtgttttgtaaccattaattgaccatcaataatgtttttaatggtgtgagattacatctaatagtgAGAGATCACTCACCTTTTTTTTATGATTAAGTACTGaccacaaaatataaaaattactgACCTCCTAGActtttttttagaataaattaAACTTATCTCTTACTTTAGTCTTTGAAAAATATATACGGTActtgtatttttttaatatattttaaagtatgattttttttaaatagtgtatatttattgatttttttcttCATATTCACTTTTAATATTGTTTGATTTATGTAGATAATCTTATTTAATGGGATAAGATTTTACTTCTGTTGTTGTAAATTCATTGTCACATCTAAgagtaaaaaatataaaaataaagacaattcatagaagaagaaaaaatgaaattTTGTTGCAGGGTTGGGAGCGGCATGGAAAGTGGCCGACGTGGAAGAAGGGTCGACAGTGGCTATTTTTGGGCTAGGAGCTGTAGGCCTTGCGGTAAGTTACCAGAAATAACGTTAGTTTAATTGTTTAAACCAATTTGAGTTTCTCTAACTATAGTTATCATGACCGAATCACtaattaataaaaaagatttttatttttatttttaataaaattaatagaatacatatcttatttttaattttaNNNNNNNNNNNNNNNNNNNNNNNNNNNNNNNNNNNNNNNNNNNNNNNNNNNNNNNNNNNNNNNNNNNNNNNNNNNNNNNNNNNNNNNNNNNNNNNNNNNNNNNNNNNNNNNNNNNNNNNNNNNNNNNNNNNNNNNNNNNNNNNNNNNNNNNNNNNNNNNNNNNNNNNNNNNNNNNNNNNNNNNNNNNNNNNNNNNNNNNNNNNNNNNNNNNNNNNNNNNNNNNNNNNNNNNNNNNNNNNNNNNNNNNNNNNNNNNNNNNNNNNNNNNNNNNNNNNNNNNNNNNNNNAAGATATTTATAATAACtatgaatatatatataaagtatatAACAAATAAAAATGTTTCTGTGGCAATCAAATGCGTTTATATCATGTATATCATTATAAATGCTATATACATCAAATAGTTATTTGGTTTGGTGACAAAATCACATGGTAAAAGCCTTTTTGaaagattaattattttattgttggTACTCCTAAGGTGATCCACAAGTTGGAGGTCTATTGATGGAGGCGCAGGTCTAGTGTTTGACTACATTTGGTTTGATACGAACCGTTTGGTTTTTAGCGAGTTTGATTATTATTAATCGGATTAATTACAAAAACGATCTAGCTAGCAAATCGAATCGGTTGGACCACTAATTTATCAGTTTTTCGGTTAAATAGATCAATTTAGTCCAATTTTAATACTTATGGCTCTAGTTATTAGTTTACTAGTTTATTTATTAGAGTTCGAATATCACCTTGTACATGTActaatttattagttaaaaacaaaTTCTTAAATGAATAGAGAGATACNNNNNNNNNNNNNNNNNNNNNNNNNNNNNNNNNNNNNNNNNNNNNNNNNNNNNNNNNNNNNNNNNNNNNNNNNNNNNNNNNNNNNNNNNNNNNNNNNNNNNNNNNNNNNNNNNNNNNNNNNNNNNNNNNNNNNNNNNNNNNNNNNNNNNNNNNNNNNNNNNNNNNNNNNNNNNNNNNNNNNNNNNNNNNNNNNNNNNNNNNNNNNNNTTATTTCtccaagtaaaaaaaaaaaaaagatttatcaTTTTCTATCTGTTAGTCTAATTTCTTTTGGTCTCTAAACTTTAACTCGCGGCTTTTGGATGGCAACAGGTTGCTGTAGGAGCAAAGCAACGAGGAGCAACAAAGATCATAGGCGTGGATATTAATCATGAAAAATTTGAAATAGGTTTGGGATATATCTCATGTGTATTATTAGCTAGCTAGGCTGgtctttaattttgtttcaaCTTTAAATAATACACATTATTTTGATTAATACCATTACTGTGTGTTGTTTATACAGGAAAAAGATTTGGAATTACTGATTTTGTGAATCCCTCCACTTGTGAAGACAAGTCAGTGAGCGAGGTATCATGATGTTACTATAAAAGAATGTTAAGTGTATACTAACAATAATCACCATATATTTCGTAGCAATTTGAACTATGCATACAAAAATTATTGAACTTTGTATGCTGTGTCTgacattttttgttaggtgattaACGAAATGACAGATGGAGGTGCTGATTACTGCTTCGAGTGCATAGGGTTGGCTTCACTGATGGCAGAGGCTTTTAACAGTAGCCGGAATGTATATACGTTTATCTGATCTTGGAGTATTCattgagaagagaaagagagggacttttagagttttttttaattatatttgtgTATGATGTCAGGGTTGGGGGAAAACCGTGATATTAGGGGTGGAAATGCATGGTTCGCAAGTGACATTGAATCCTTATCTGTTGTCGAGCGGCAGAACAATCACAGGATCAATGTTTGGAGGTCTCAAACCCAAATCTGATATCCCCCTCCTTGCTAACAAGTACTTGGACAGAGTAAGTGCAGTTATATGaccaaaaaaatttattattttggatTAACACTTAAATAGTAGtagtttatatttatatttataagaatttatatatataaaatatatattttgtagaataaattattatttgtatccatgaaagatATAAACGTTGACAAATGTATCCATATAAAAATAAACGACAATTGTACCTAAAAAGATAGCTTTCGTGTGTCAAAAATACCCTAACGGACCAATTGTATAACCAACATCCGGATACTTTTGGCACACAGAAGTTATGGGTATCTGTATCTGTCAGTATTtgtatcttttatgggtacaaatgataatttattcatAATTTGTACTTATATTTACTAAAATTTATACATAAGAATCAATATAATTTATATCTATATTTACTATAATTTTTACACATAAATTAGTATATTAACTACGAGAAATGTTAGAGGgccagcaattttggtgttttgtaaccatccatcaatagtgtttttaatggtgtgagattatatct includes:
- the LOC107606167 gene encoding alcohol dehydrogenase-like 2; its protein translation is MACNSSENIGKPIRCKAAICRKAGEPLVIEEIEVDPPKAWEVRIKILLTSLCHTDVTIWKIDNVSAAKFPRIFGHEAVGVVESVGEHVKEMKEGDRVVPVFLANCEECRDCKSSKSNECSKFRKELFSVMPRDGTSRFRDMNGETVHHTLCVSSFSEYTVVDVAHLVNISHYHLPPHEACLLSCGVSTGLGAAWKVADVEEGSTVAIFGLGAVGLAVAVGAKQRGATKIIGVDINHEKFEIGKRFGITDFVNPSTCEDKSVSEVINEMTDGGADYCFECIGLASLMAEAFNSSRNGWGKTVILGVEMHGSQVTLNPYLLSSGRTITGSMFGGLKPKSDIPLLANKYLDREFSLEGFITHEVAFKDINKAFDYLHQGKSLRCIIKMDP